The following proteins come from a genomic window of Gynuella sunshinyii YC6258:
- a CDS encoding mechanosensitive ion channel family protein yields MTEQLAIWWKEVQQILGQQVWILQVFIVILATMITSYVAKRVLDRLEERASKTRIIWDDALIRSARRPARMLVWVIGLLWAGEIVYQVSQEPIFSFIDPARKVSTIVLVAWFLVSATKEIEVGFSDPGMVKSPMDKTTALALGNLVRVSLVITAALVILQSLGFSISGVLAFGGIGGIAVGFAAKDLLANFFGGLMIFLDRPFAVGDWIKSPDKEIEGTVEHIGWRLTIIRTFDKRPLYVPNSVFSSISVENPSRMTNRRIYETIGVRYDDVGVMARIVEDVKTMLQQHEAIDTRQTMIVNFNAFNASSVDFFVYTFTKTTDWIEYHGIKQDVLLKIHQVIDSHGAEIAFPTRTLHLASAPELAGLASESQS; encoded by the coding sequence ATGACAGAGCAGTTAGCAATATGGTGGAAAGAAGTGCAGCAGATTCTGGGACAGCAGGTCTGGATATTACAGGTCTTTATTGTGATTCTGGCAACCATGATCACCAGCTATGTTGCCAAACGGGTGCTGGATCGTTTGGAGGAAAGGGCCAGCAAAACCAGAATTATCTGGGATGATGCGCTGATTCGCTCAGCCCGGCGACCAGCCCGTATGTTGGTATGGGTCATTGGTCTGCTGTGGGCTGGTGAGATCGTTTATCAGGTTTCCCAGGAGCCGATTTTTTCGTTTATTGATCCTGCACGTAAAGTTTCCACTATTGTGCTCGTGGCCTGGTTCCTGGTGTCAGCCACAAAAGAAATCGAAGTCGGCTTTTCAGACCCTGGTATGGTTAAATCGCCGATGGACAAAACCACCGCGTTGGCTTTGGGTAATCTGGTTCGGGTCTCTCTGGTCATCACGGCAGCGCTGGTGATATTGCAATCACTGGGTTTCTCGATTTCAGGGGTACTGGCGTTTGGCGGGATCGGTGGTATTGCCGTTGGTTTTGCAGCTAAAGATCTGCTGGCTAACTTTTTTGGAGGTCTGATGATTTTCCTGGACCGTCCATTTGCGGTTGGAGACTGGATTAAATCACCCGATAAAGAAATTGAAGGAACGGTTGAGCATATTGGTTGGAGGTTGACTATTATCCGGACGTTTGACAAGCGGCCACTGTACGTTCCGAACTCGGTGTTTTCCAGTATCAGCGTGGAAAATCCATCACGTATGACCAATCGCAGAATTTATGAAACCATTGGTGTGCGTTATGATGACGTGGGCGTGATGGCACGCATTGTCGAAGATGTCAAAACCATGCTGCAGCAACATGAAGCTATTGATACGCGGCAGACCATGATCGTCAACTTCAATGCATTTAATGCGTCATCAGTCGATTTTTTTGTTTACACCTTTACCAAAACCACTGACTGGATTGAGTATCATGGTATCAAACAGGATGTGTTGTTGAAGATCCATCAGGTTATTGATTCTCATGGTGCGGAAATCGCTTTCCCTACCAGAACGCTTCACCTTGCCTCGGCCCCGGAACTGGCCGGACTGGCTTCAGAGTCTCAGTCGTAA
- a CDS encoding dihydroorotase, which yields MTDLLIVNANVVSDGEIRQLDVAIEDGRISQLGKDLSALTSKRVVDAAGLTLMPGMIDDQVHFREPGLTHKGEIATESRAAVAGGITSYMEMPNVNPLTIDEAALEDKYQRAAQKSLANFSFYLGASNDNLEVIKRLDPKAACGVKVFMGASTGNMLVDDPIILENIFASSPILIATHCEDTPTITANENRYRGMYGDNVPMSFHPLIRSEEACYMSSSMAIALARKHDSRLHVLHLTTEKELAQFAAGDHRDKRITAEACVHHLFFSDQDYDSKGALIKCNPAVKQESDRLAILKAIQEDRIDIIATDHAPHTWEEKQNSYFKAPSGLPLVQDALLSLLEHYHRGVLSLEQIVKKTSHAVADCFDIVDRGYVREGYWADLVLVDLNKPTRRQHADALSKCGWTPFDGYEFRSAIHTTLVNGEMMFENGVIVSENKGQRLLFNR from the coding sequence ATGACAGACTTACTCATTGTAAATGCAAATGTTGTCTCGGATGGGGAGATCCGACAACTGGATGTTGCTATTGAGGATGGTCGTATCAGCCAGTTGGGCAAAGATTTGAGTGCATTGACGAGTAAGCGGGTGGTCGATGCCGCTGGTTTGACCCTTATGCCTGGAATGATTGATGATCAGGTTCATTTTCGGGAACCTGGGTTGACTCATAAAGGCGAAATTGCCACTGAATCAAGGGCTGCCGTTGCTGGAGGTATTACCAGTTATATGGAAATGCCCAACGTGAACCCGCTGACCATTGATGAAGCGGCTCTGGAGGATAAGTATCAGCGTGCAGCACAAAAGTCGCTGGCTAACTTTTCTTTTTATCTTGGCGCTTCCAATGACAATCTCGAAGTTATCAAGCGGCTGGACCCAAAAGCGGCCTGTGGGGTGAAAGTATTCATGGGAGCCTCCACCGGAAACATGCTGGTTGATGATCCCATTATTCTGGAGAATATTTTTGCCTCATCACCGATTCTCATTGCCACACATTGTGAGGATACCCCCACAATTACCGCCAACGAGAACCGTTATAGGGGGATGTACGGTGACAATGTGCCTATGTCGTTTCATCCGCTGATCCGCAGTGAAGAAGCCTGTTATATGTCCAGTTCTATGGCCATAGCACTGGCCCGCAAGCATGACAGTCGCCTGCATGTGCTGCATCTGACAACTGAAAAAGAGCTGGCTCAGTTTGCCGCCGGTGATCACCGGGATAAGCGAATCACGGCGGAAGCCTGTGTTCACCACCTGTTTTTCAGTGATCAGGATTACGACAGCAAAGGAGCACTTATTAAATGTAACCCCGCTGTGAAACAGGAATCGGATCGTCTGGCCATATTGAAAGCCATTCAGGAAGATCGTATCGATATTATTGCCACGGATCACGCTCCTCATACCTGGGAGGAGAAGCAGAACAGTTATTTCAAAGCCCCGTCAGGTCTTCCTCTGGTTCAGGATGCGCTGCTGTCGCTGCTGGAGCATTACCATCGTGGTGTACTCAGTCTGGAACAAATCGTGAAAAAGACCAGTCACGCCGTGGCAGACTGTTTTGATATTGTCGATCGGGGCTACGTTCGTGAGGGTTATTGGGCTGACTTGGTATTGGTCGATCTCAATAAGCCCACCCGCCGCCAGCATGCTGACGCGTTATCAAAGTGTGGCTGGACGCCCTTTGATGGTTATGAGTTCAGAAGTGCCATTCACACCACCTTAGTTAACGGGGAAATGATGTTTGAGAACGGCGTGATTGTTTCTGAAAACAAAGGTCAGCGACTACTGTTTAATCGCTGA
- the yidD gene encoding membrane protein insertion efficiency factor YidD has translation MRWLLTGLIKFYQWFISPVLGPRCRFYPTCSNYALEAIKKHGALHGSWLAIKRIGKCHPWHPGGIDPVPEPHCPHKHSHKDTHCD, from the coding sequence ATGCGTTGGCTACTCACCGGACTGATTAAATTTTACCAATGGTTTATCAGCCCGGTGCTGGGGCCGCGCTGTCGCTTTTACCCAACCTGTTCCAATTACGCATTGGAAGCCATAAAAAAACACGGGGCATTGCACGGTAGCTGGCTGGCCATAAAACGGATTGGCAAATGTCATCCATGGCATCCGGGTGGTATCGATCCGGTACCCGAACCTCATTGCCCCCACAAGCACTCCCATAAGGATACTCATTGTGATTGA
- a CDS encoding Trm112 family protein: protein MDPQLLKVLVCPVTKAPVTLSDDKKELICKASRLAYPIRDDIPVMLESEARKIGQDEYETLR from the coding sequence ATTGATCCGCAATTGTTAAAAGTACTGGTCTGTCCGGTCACCAAAGCACCGGTTACTCTCAGCGATGATAAAAAAGAGCTGATCTGTAAAGCCAGCCGATTAGCCTACCCCATCCGTGACGATATTCCGGTCATGCTGGAAAGTGAAGCCAGGAAAATTGGTCAAGACGAATACGAAACACTAAGATGA
- a CDS encoding PLP-dependent aminotransferase family protein, whose protein sequence is MTVFNELDIQRDQPLQDQIYRFISQNILSQRLQADTRLPSSRQLAELLGVSRNTVNASFDQLRAEGFIVSRVGSGWYVNADRFDDRVMAKPVASSACTPLLACSELAGSVLGPMEQTGGSPLPFTTGLPDLKHFPFGTWNRLYRQNESRVALMGYGEYKGLSDLRNQISIYLRESRGVSCHPEQILLTQGAQQALYIVISLLVNPGDEVLIENPGYGGMHKAAQMAQAKPLPVDVDEHGLKVSLLPSSTKARLLYCTPTHQYPLGGILDVSERLQLLDWARNNQVWIIEDDYDSEFHFYQKPFPAMHSLVSEAPVIYLGSFSKTLFPALRMGYLVLPEALMPAAVSIKECVQGFSPALEQAVLAQFMAEGHFSRHLRRMRQLYQKKWELLIGQWQSRGNETLTPVVQSAGMHVVLRGDIDEQQTLQLLKKHGFGGAPLSAYFINRHCQTGLVLGYANASQQQIIDLVELLRQA, encoded by the coding sequence ATGACCGTGTTTAACGAGTTGGATATACAACGGGATCAGCCACTACAGGATCAGATATACCGTTTTATCAGCCAGAATATACTCAGTCAGCGGCTGCAGGCAGATACCCGTTTGCCTTCATCCCGACAGTTGGCTGAATTGTTGGGGGTGAGTCGTAACACCGTGAATGCCAGTTTTGATCAGTTGCGTGCTGAAGGATTCATTGTCAGTCGGGTTGGTTCGGGCTGGTATGTCAACGCAGATCGTTTCGATGACCGGGTGATGGCAAAACCTGTTGCCTCTTCTGCTTGCACGCCGCTATTGGCCTGTTCAGAGCTGGCTGGCAGTGTATTGGGTCCGATGGAACAAACCGGTGGGAGTCCTCTGCCATTTACGACCGGACTGCCGGATTTGAAGCATTTTCCGTTTGGAACCTGGAACCGCTTGTATCGCCAGAATGAATCCAGGGTGGCACTTATGGGGTATGGCGAGTACAAGGGGTTGTCGGATCTGCGTAACCAGATCAGCATTTATTTGCGTGAGTCCAGAGGGGTTTCCTGTCATCCGGAGCAGATATTGTTAACCCAGGGCGCCCAGCAGGCGCTTTATATCGTCATCAGTCTGCTGGTGAATCCGGGAGATGAAGTCCTGATCGAAAACCCCGGTTATGGTGGTATGCATAAAGCCGCTCAAATGGCGCAGGCAAAACCGCTCCCGGTGGATGTCGACGAACATGGATTGAAGGTGAGTTTATTGCCGTCATCCACAAAAGCGAGATTGCTTTATTGTACTCCGACTCATCAATACCCCCTCGGAGGGATTCTGGATGTGTCGGAACGTTTGCAGTTGTTGGATTGGGCCAGAAACAATCAGGTCTGGATCATTGAAGACGATTACGACAGTGAGTTTCACTTTTATCAAAAGCCATTTCCGGCTATGCATTCGCTGGTATCGGAAGCGCCGGTCATATATCTGGGCAGTTTTTCCAAAACCTTGTTTCCGGCTTTGCGCATGGGTTATCTGGTGTTGCCGGAAGCGCTTATGCCGGCCGCGGTATCGATCAAAGAGTGTGTTCAGGGATTTTCCCCTGCGCTGGAGCAGGCCGTTCTGGCCCAATTTATGGCAGAAGGACATTTCAGCCGGCATCTGCGGCGCATGCGTCAGCTATATCAAAAAAAATGGGAATTGCTAATCGGTCAGTGGCAGTCCAGGGGCAATGAAACCCTGACACCGGTGGTGCAAAGCGCTGGAATGCATGTTGTTCTACGGGGTGATATTGACGAGCAGCAGACATTGCAGTTGCTCAAAAAACATGGCTTTGGAGGAGCACCATTGTCTGCTTATTTTATCAATCGTCATTGTCAAACAGGACTGGTGCTTGGTTATGCCAACGCCAGCCAGCAGCAGATTATTGATCTGGTCGAGCTGTTACGGCAGGCGTGA
- a CDS encoding EAL and HDOD domain-containing protein: MTETVLFARQPILNRKQEVIAYELLFRDDVQTERAVIESDEKATSSVIINAFTSMQMSSVTNNKLAFINFPASMLKNMPDLSPDSVVLELLETIHYTPDVLEDVIELKKRGFRIALDDFLFKADSKKIVRYADIIKLDIQQINKNGQRKCMDIMAKLDVDFLAEKVETERQFIDCMSMNYKYFQGFFFSKPDLIKGHALAPDKWVVLELITELNQKELDIKKLYEIISRDSILSYKLLRLINSSFYRRAKEIESLHHGIVMLGVEKIKNWANVVALTQLETSSEALRHLALERARFSENLAFAVKGADPQIAFTVGLFSCLDAFTLKPLQELLTDLPLHESIKEALLHHRGVYGYLLHAIKAHERALWGKIKWQALGKVGLTEEVFEQAYQDALMLADGIVPILTERVDLPHSSNQVN, from the coding sequence ATGACTGAAACTGTGTTATTTGCCCGACAACCAATTTTAAATCGCAAACAGGAAGTAATTGCTTATGAATTGCTGTTTCGCGATGACGTACAGACCGAGCGTGCAGTGATTGAGAGTGATGAGAAAGCCACGTCATCGGTCATTATCAACGCGTTTACCAGTATGCAGATGAGTTCTGTGACCAACAACAAACTGGCATTTATCAACTTTCCCGCGTCTATGCTGAAGAACATGCCTGATCTGTCTCCAGACTCTGTCGTGTTGGAGCTGTTGGAAACCATCCACTATACCCCAGATGTGCTGGAGGATGTCATTGAGTTAAAGAAGCGAGGATTTCGGATAGCACTGGACGATTTTCTCTTTAAGGCCGACTCCAAGAAAATTGTGCGCTATGCCGACATTATCAAGCTGGATATCCAACAGATCAATAAAAATGGCCAGCGAAAATGTATGGATATTATGGCGAAACTGGATGTGGATTTTCTGGCCGAAAAAGTTGAAACCGAACGCCAGTTCATCGATTGCATGTCGATGAACTACAAATACTTCCAAGGTTTCTTCTTTTCCAAACCGGATCTCATCAAAGGTCATGCCCTGGCACCCGATAAATGGGTGGTGCTGGAGCTGATTACTGAGTTGAATCAGAAGGAACTCGACATTAAGAAGCTGTACGAAATCATCTCTCGAGATTCGATTCTGAGTTACAAACTGTTAAGACTGATTAATTCGTCTTTCTATCGCCGCGCCAAGGAAATTGAAAGTCTGCACCACGGCATCGTCATGCTGGGCGTGGAAAAAATTAAAAACTGGGCCAACGTGGTAGCGCTGACCCAATTAGAAACCAGTTCCGAAGCATTACGCCATCTGGCTCTGGAAAGGGCCCGATTCAGTGAGAATCTGGCTTTTGCAGTAAAAGGTGCCGATCCGCAGATCGCCTTCACAGTCGGTCTGTTCAGCTGTCTGGATGCATTCACCCTCAAACCACTGCAAGAGCTACTGACTGACCTACCCCTGCACGAAAGCATTAAAGAAGCCCTGCTCCATCACAGGGGAGTGTACGGATATTTGCTGCATGCCATCAAAGCCCACGAGCGTGCGCTTTGGGGAAAAATCAAATGGCAGGCCCTGGGGAAAGTAGGCCTGACCGAAGAGGTTTTCGAACAGGCTTATCAGGATGCGCTTATGCTGGCTGACGGTATTGTTCCCATCCTGACCGAACGGGTCGATCTCCCGCACAGTTCCAACCAAGTGAACTGA
- the cysS gene encoding cysteine--tRNA ligase has translation MEIKIHNTLVGSKQVFKPIDPEKVTIYVCGPTVYNRIHIGNARPAVIFDTFVRLLRQIYPKVVYARNITDVDDKINNAARELGVDISVVAEKYALAYQEDMAALHNFEPDIQPRATEHIDEMINIIQALIDRGHAYVSDHHVLFNVPSMADYGKLSKRNIDDMIAGARVEVASYKKDPMDFVLWKPSTDDLPGWDSPWGRGRPGWHIECSAMIQKHLGETIDIHGGGADLVFPHHENELAQGTCCHDHPVEYVRYWMHNGMLNIGGEKMSKSLGNFITVAELLEQYQGEVLRFALLSAQYRSLLNFTDDLLNQSKAALDRFYTVLRELKYVEALPVSEFSSLPVVKALADDMNTPEALAAMHQLASELFKATDPAEKAKLKGQFVTSGQLLGLFNHDPEQWFKQGNADSLSEALIDAKIQERADAKKARDFGKADEIRNWLLERGVEIQDTREGTRWQRI, from the coding sequence ATGGAAATCAAAATTCACAATACCCTTGTGGGCAGCAAACAGGTTTTTAAGCCCATCGACCCTGAAAAGGTCACGATCTATGTTTGTGGACCGACAGTCTACAACCGTATTCATATCGGTAATGCCCGCCCTGCCGTCATTTTCGATACCTTTGTCAGACTGCTAAGACAGATCTATCCCAAAGTCGTGTATGCCCGCAACATTACGGATGTGGATGACAAAATTAATAATGCCGCCCGGGAACTGGGAGTCGATATATCCGTCGTGGCAGAAAAATATGCACTCGCTTATCAGGAAGATATGGCGGCACTGCATAACTTTGAACCGGATATTCAGCCCAGAGCCACTGAACACATCGATGAAATGATCAACATCATTCAGGCACTGATTGACCGGGGACATGCCTACGTCAGCGACCACCATGTGTTATTCAATGTTCCCTCGATGGCAGATTACGGAAAGCTGTCCAAGCGAAACATCGACGACATGATCGCCGGTGCCCGGGTGGAAGTGGCCAGTTACAAAAAAGATCCAATGGACTTCGTACTCTGGAAGCCTTCCACTGACGATCTTCCCGGCTGGGACTCTCCCTGGGGACGTGGACGCCCTGGTTGGCATATCGAATGTAGCGCCATGATTCAGAAACACCTGGGCGAAACCATCGATATTCACGGCGGCGGTGCGGATCTGGTCTTTCCGCATCACGAAAATGAATTGGCTCAGGGAACCTGCTGCCATGATCACCCCGTTGAGTATGTGCGCTACTGGATGCACAACGGCATGTTGAATATCGGCGGCGAAAAGATGTCCAAATCCCTGGGCAACTTCATTACGGTTGCCGAGTTGCTGGAACAATATCAGGGGGAGGTTTTGCGCTTCGCTCTGCTCAGTGCTCAATACCGCTCACTGCTCAACTTTACCGATGATCTGCTGAATCAGTCGAAAGCAGCGCTGGACCGGTTTTATACGGTTCTGCGGGAGTTAAAATACGTTGAAGCCCTGCCGGTCTCTGAGTTTTCGTCCCTGCCGGTGGTCAAGGCTCTGGCTGACGACATGAACACGCCCGAAGCCCTGGCCGCCATGCATCAACTTGCCTCTGAGCTGTTTAAAGCGACCGATCCGGCAGAAAAGGCTAAACTGAAAGGACAGTTCGTTACCTCGGGTCAATTGCTGGGACTTTTTAATCATGACCCGGAACAGTGGTTCAAACAGGGCAATGCTGACAGTCTCAGCGAAGCACTCATTGATGCCAAAATTCAGGAACGCGCAGATGCCAAGAAAGCCCGTGATTTTGGTAAGGCTGATGAAATACGCAACTGGCTGCTGGAACGTGGGGTCGAAATTCAGGATACCCGTGAAGGTACGCGCTGGCAGAGGATCTGA
- a CDS encoding SirB2 family protein — MLYLAIKHLHMTTAILSGIGFLIRGILVQIEHPVTQKKWMRILPHINDSILLFCAIWLAWKLRLVPGLDVWLSCKIFLLILYVTFGIFALRKGRDQKQKAGFFAMALWCYLSILAIAINRPLFLMF, encoded by the coding sequence ATGCTCTACCTTGCTATAAAACATCTGCATATGACAACTGCCATTTTGTCAGGTATCGGTTTTTTGATTCGGGGGATACTGGTGCAGATAGAACACCCTGTGACACAAAAAAAATGGATGCGAATTCTCCCCCATATTAACGATAGCATTCTACTATTTTGTGCAATCTGGCTGGCGTGGAAGTTACGGTTGGTGCCAGGGCTGGATGTATGGTTAAGTTGCAAAATATTTTTGCTGATACTCTATGTAACCTTCGGAATATTCGCATTACGTAAAGGCAGAGATCAAAAACAAAAGGCAGGATTTTTCGCCATGGCCTTGTGGTGTTATCTGTCCATTCTGGCCATCGCTATCAACCGGCCTTTGTTTTTGATGTTCTGA
- a CDS encoding adenylate/guanylate cyclase domain-containing protein, whose protein sequence is MRGLSKVPFAYKLSLTISGMVLSILFVASGHIVSRQQQLIEQQFTDGASTTIQQLASNAVELVFTEDQLALNSLVSSTTGLEQILGTAILNREGITIASAGITPNDGFLPLDDPFLPNGYEYRWPNLTDSNALVSYVYPVTFKSIVGGYALITMSRAQLERTKNDVYWSQVSTAIVLAALITLVTVLISRKFAKPIDALVEATKAIQEGKYGYRIRSRHRGEFHQVVDSFNKMAEGIEQKIRVESAFNRFVSSRVAEKYIRDADSIELGGQIVNASVLFVDIVGYTALSESMPPQQMAKLLNELFEFFSFAANQTGGMVDKYIGDCAMLVFGAPEKNKNHHLSAVYCALLIRSMMQQFNRRREKQGLDAVEVRVGISSGEMLAGILGSSDRVQYTVIGDPVNLSSRLCALAPVGGIIVDTQFFQYANIDDDIEYRPYRSVLVKGKKLPVETIEIISIKGHWQRSIDLTCKKLIS, encoded by the coding sequence ATGAGAGGACTCAGCAAAGTTCCGTTTGCGTATAAACTAAGCCTGACTATCAGTGGCATGGTGTTAAGCATTTTGTTTGTGGCATCCGGGCATATTGTCTCCCGCCAGCAGCAATTGATAGAACAACAGTTCACGGACGGTGCCAGTACCACTATTCAGCAATTGGCATCCAATGCTGTCGAGTTGGTATTTACGGAAGACCAGTTGGCACTGAATAGCCTGGTTTCTTCAACCACTGGCCTGGAACAGATTCTTGGAACCGCCATTTTAAATCGCGAAGGGATCACTATTGCCTCAGCAGGGATTACTCCCAATGATGGATTCCTACCTTTGGATGATCCTTTTCTCCCCAACGGTTATGAATACCGGTGGCCAAACCTGACGGACAGTAATGCGCTGGTCAGTTACGTTTATCCAGTGACATTTAAAAGCATCGTCGGCGGTTATGCACTAATCACTATGTCCAGAGCACAATTGGAAAGAACCAAAAATGATGTGTATTGGTCACAGGTATCCACCGCCATTGTGCTGGCAGCACTCATTACGTTGGTAACGGTGTTAATCAGTCGCAAATTTGCCAAACCAATTGACGCTCTGGTTGAGGCCACTAAAGCCATCCAGGAAGGAAAATATGGCTATCGAATCCGCTCTCGTCATCGCGGTGAATTCCATCAGGTGGTTGATTCATTCAATAAAATGGCGGAGGGTATTGAACAGAAAATCCGGGTTGAATCAGCGTTCAATCGTTTTGTCTCCAGCCGGGTTGCAGAAAAGTATATTCGCGATGCTGACTCCATCGAGCTTGGCGGTCAGATTGTCAATGCCTCGGTTCTGTTTGTGGATATCGTAGGCTATACAGCTTTATCGGAATCCATGCCTCCACAACAAATGGCCAAACTGCTCAATGAGTTGTTTGAATTCTTTTCCTTTGCCGCCAACCAGACCGGAGGGATGGTGGATAAGTATATCGGCGACTGTGCCATGCTCGTATTCGGTGCGCCGGAGAAAAACAAGAACCATCATCTCAGTGCAGTCTACTGCGCCCTGTTGATTCGTTCGATGATGCAGCAGTTCAACCGGCGGCGCGAAAAACAGGGGTTGGATGCGGTCGAGGTCAGAGTGGGGATCAGCTCCGGGGAGATGCTGGCGGGAATTCTCGGGAGTTCTGATCGGGTACAATACACCGTTATTGGTGACCCGGTAAATTTATCCAGCCGCCTCTGCGCTCTCGCGCCGGTCGGTGGTATTATCGTAGACACTCAGTTTTTTCAATATGCCAACATCGACGACGATATTGAATATCGCCCTTATCGCTCGGTTCTGGTAAAAGGCAAGAAACTGCCGGTTGAAACCATTGAAATTATTTCTATCAAAGGCCATTGGCAACGAAGTATCGACCTGACCTGTAAAAAACTCATTTCATGA
- a CDS encoding sirohydrochlorin chelatase — protein sequence MKGLLLVAHGSRLVESNNEIIVLRDKLRAKNSDFDWLDIAFLELASPQVGSQIDVAVASGVTLLKVFPYFLAAGYHVRTDLPTLLEQAQDKYPDLSISLAQHLGAREELVSLILNHYD from the coding sequence ATGAAAGGCTTGTTATTGGTTGCCCATGGCAGCAGATTAGTGGAGTCCAATAACGAAATCATAGTGCTCAGAGACAAACTGCGCGCGAAAAACAGCGATTTCGACTGGCTGGACATCGCCTTCCTGGAACTGGCTTCCCCTCAGGTCGGCAGCCAAATAGACGTAGCAGTGGCATCAGGGGTTACGCTCCTGAAGGTGTTTCCGTACTTCCTTGCTGCGGGTTATCACGTTCGAACCGACCTGCCCACCCTGCTGGAACAGGCCCAGGATAAATACCCAGACCTGTCTATCTCTCTGGCACAGCATCTTGGTGCCCGAGAGGAACTGGTCTCACTGATTCTTAATCATTACGACTGA
- a CDS encoding 6-pyruvoyl trahydropterin synthase family protein yields the protein MASLFVEELTVMDFSYLHALRGIVGESWIVDIILEGELNNEGMVFDFGLVKKEIKRAIDEGMDHKFLIPASIAGLQVIEDDEDFRFCFENVTGMKLCYRSPREAVYLLDADRINTETVTPILEKHLKTIVPANVSNVKVKLRAQDIEGAYYHYSHGLKKHQGDCQRICHGHRSPIKVFIDGKRSGEEEFIIAKQWQDIYLVTREDVLHQDASYITLGYEAEQGYFELTLPKASCDFMSGDSTVELIAVHLAEHIKERHPNKKVEVQAYEGYKKGAFANA from the coding sequence ATGGCAAGTTTATTTGTTGAGGAACTTACCGTTATGGACTTCAGCTACCTGCACGCCCTGAGAGGGATTGTTGGGGAAAGCTGGATCGTAGATATCATTCTGGAAGGAGAACTCAATAATGAAGGCATGGTGTTTGATTTCGGACTGGTCAAAAAAGAGATAAAACGTGCCATTGATGAAGGCATGGACCACAAATTTCTAATACCGGCCTCCATTGCCGGACTTCAGGTCATAGAAGATGACGAGGATTTTCGCTTCTGTTTCGAAAATGTCACCGGCATGAAACTGTGCTATCGCTCTCCTCGGGAAGCGGTGTATCTTCTCGACGCAGACAGAATCAATACCGAAACCGTCACTCCTATTCTGGAGAAACACCTGAAAACCATCGTGCCGGCTAATGTCAGTAACGTCAAAGTCAAACTCAGGGCACAGGACATCGAAGGAGCCTACTACCACTACAGTCATGGGCTGAAGAAACATCAGGGAGACTGCCAGCGCATTTGTCATGGGCATCGCTCCCCCATCAAAGTATTCATTGATGGCAAACGTAGTGGTGAAGAAGAGTTCATCATTGCCAAGCAATGGCAGGACATCTATCTGGTCACCCGTGAGGATGTACTGCATCAGGATGCTAGCTACATCACCCTGGGCTATGAAGCCGAACAGGGATACTTCGAATTGACCTTACCAAAGGCAAGTTGTGATTTCATGTCGGGAGACAGCACGGTCGAACTGATTGCAGTACACCTGGCGGAGCACATCAAGGAACGACACCCAAATAAGAAAGTGGAGGTTCAGGCCTACGAAGGCTATAAAAAAGGTGCTTTCGCGAATGCTTGA
- a CDS encoding pyridoxamine 5'-phosphate oxidase family protein translates to MTDTFTITARNQIKRGSKKADYRKEAVYQLIDRLKTGHVAFVENNEPRSLPLTIWRIDDDLYCHSANKGRFSNALISGQLLCVSFAINNQWVMSKSAYHHSANYESAVLFCTGERLSAEEDFHRVFKAVINQIEPDRWDQIRPPSAKEMKATTLIKLTIQSASFKSRTGGPNEEPEDMEIPVWHGVLDA, encoded by the coding sequence ATGACAGACACATTTACCATTACTGCCCGCAATCAAATCAAACGAGGCTCCAAAAAAGCGGATTACCGGAAGGAAGCCGTGTATCAGCTGATAGACAGATTAAAAACCGGACATGTGGCATTTGTGGAAAACAATGAACCGCGAAGCCTGCCTTTGACAATCTGGCGCATCGACGATGACCTCTATTGTCACTCAGCCAACAAAGGAAGGTTTTCCAACGCCCTGATTTCAGGGCAGCTATTGTGCGTCTCTTTTGCTATCAACAATCAATGGGTCATGTCAAAGTCAGCTTATCACCACAGCGCCAATTATGAATCCGCCGTACTGTTCTGTACTGGTGAGCGCCTGAGCGCAGAAGAAGATTTTCATCGGGTTTTCAAAGCAGTAATCAATCAGATTGAACCTGACAGATGGGATCAGATTCGTCCCCCCAGCGCCAAAGAAATGAAAGCAACCACGCTGATTAAATTGACCATACAAAGCGCTTCATTTAAATCCCGGACTGGAGGGCCCAATGAAGAGCCCGAAGATATGGAAATTCCTGTATGGCATGGCGTACTGGATGCCTGA